In a single window of the Drosophila subpulchrella strain 33 F10 #4 breed RU33 chromosome X, RU_Dsub_v1.1 Primary Assembly, whole genome shotgun sequence genome:
- the LOC119557671 gene encoding active breakpoint cluster region-related protein isoform X2, which yields MSVFDDFQRLWMQRFPQSSLSDAWELDVRASLERHKLRILELSKELEQETLYVEYLERLLSDVEKYRASGGDPTALFEAASGSGSGGSTNNGSSTTNGAPAAGSTANVDKEFKSSLNLRESSTSSGGKDKDRLSLNTDNKYTTTHTNAAGGGSGSGSGTGAVVSGPLHSAPPTGAGKRTAELNFEREDRDKDSGNEKDTNGALQQCITELAASIKAQPDNGAGGLSSTTAGGSASGDVEKEATSAKQPLRKSTSQYVTVIQVKEAKDKEGDDGATSSSSGVNDTQQQQQQQPTPPSTFARYAEATAPPLSPSLTSYAAHVEAKKKMPPRPPPKNIRRVEPPTIPNQQQLSSSPKRETPFVGSTMPLPSSSGGSLSSDSPGNSLERNIKPSDILRQKSSENLDSKYAANRKTTPELGKFVNVNNPELMEELGRKMVGKTDSLEQAKRNDSSPSGGGSLGRTASTPGRSLTPGRTGVGASPTGSLSKTAKLAAADSSSTSSLEKKSRTCLQASDAEGGSGAANQRSVGSKESLASQGISEVIKSYESVSSLSSDSAKAAAASQQSAAAGGNAADNEPYYDSVPLDNGDGEYVFIKPGRTGSSSSRDDLSTPGSSTLPLATSVADPESPGRTSNYVNIDYFLQQSNETRSSSLDSDGEYEGPPILRTISHDEQTTSQTTPGALRKVSGNARGAKIRSILSSIIQSETIYVECLNKMMQYKKAIHATLNTSQPVIKEEEENTIFFKIDELHDLHTAFLSDLKTIVSHEGGDVLIGEPFRRLAEMFDLYSAFLHNYKNAIETVKKCSANNPQFKKIVSTIVVNLQTEQSLTLEDLLHKPVARVQINALVFNDLLRETPNAHPDHQPLRQAQKIIQMFLNQFNVVNQRLPSESNRNLRRMVRNSFIVELVDGHRKLRHLFLFNDVIACAKYKALGRDRIDYELKWFIPLKEISIYEEADPAAELKESSPANISQVKRNLRSVRDQLAMEVANSGGGGVRSGDKYRRKLADLESQLVLATPNLVLRLGNKANNKTMTFFLSSDFERTQWIDSITSLKQKCNLPGANTINSLEVTAFIVAMQKGMKTEMGSYLMRNTNDESLLVGDLHMSVQGLGGLDQAADLYICIEVDSYGHYFRKATTKMVCRSQTPLWNESFMLELEGSQNVRILLYEAKERPLLRAKHILKLSLSWLTETTQPRTIKLSETLELGCSFRFVPGELCRATTKPGALFGAKMSQVLKREKRDIPFIISACIREVERRGMLEVGCYRVSGSASDLAKLKKAFESDAYEAEQLLREVDIHSVTGILKTFLRELPEALFTDQLYPRFFDTFSAFSNNNESTRINELLKVFEELPQVNKASINSILDHLIRVHEKEADNKMSLHNLAMVFGPTLLRPGQTQVKQKDPLAASTVDVMAQAGILYCFLQARIKKD from the exons ATGAGCGTCTTCGACGACTTCCAGCGCCTGTGGATGCAGCGCTTCCCCCAGAGCTCTCTGTCCGATGCCTGGGAACTGGATGTACGGGCCAGTCTCGAGCGGCACAAGCTGCGCATCCTCGAGCTGAGCAAGGAACTGGAGCAGGAAACCCTCTATGTGGAGTATCTGGAGCGCCTGCTGTCCGATGTGGAGAAGTACCGCGCCTCTGGCGGGGATCCCACCGCCCTCTTTGAGGCGGCCAGCGGAAGTGGAAGTGGAGGAAGCACcaacaacggcagcagcaCCACAAATGGAGCTCCAGCAGCAGGAAGCACCGCCAACGTGGACAAGGAGTTT aaaTCCAGTTTAAATCTGCGTGAGTCCTCCACTTCGTCCGGCGGCAAGGACAAGGATCGCCTGTCGCTGAACACGGACAACAAGTACACAACAACACACACAAATGCCGCTGGAGGCGGCAGTGGGAGTGGCAGCGGTACAGGGGCGGTGGTAAGCGGGCCGCTACACTCGGCACCGCCCACGGGGGCGGGCAAGCGGACAGCGGAGCTGAACTTCGAGCGGGAGGATCGGGATAAGGACAGTGGCAACGAGAAGGACACCAACGGGGCCCTGCAGCAGTGCATCACCGAATTGGCGGCCTCCATAAAAGCCCAGCCCGATAATGGAGCAGGCGGGTTATCATCAACAACAGCAGGAGGATCAGCCAGTGGCGATGTTGAAAAGGAAGCCACATCCGCCAAACAGCCGTTGCGCAAGTCCACATCGCAATATGTCACCGTCATTCAGGTCAAGGAGGCCAAAGACAAAGAGGGCGACGATGGAGCCACCTCTTCTTCGTCAGGGGTCAATGAcacacagcagcagcagcagcagcaacccACGCCGCCCTCCACATTCGCTCGCTATGCGGAAGCCACAGCTCCTCCGCTGTCGCCGTCGCTCACTTCGTACGCTGCCCACGTGGAGGCCAAGAAGAAGATGCCACCCAG ACCTCCGCCAAAGAACATTCGACGGGTGGAGCCGCCCACCATTCCCAACCAGCAGCAGCTGTCGTCCTCGCCCAAAAGAGAGACTCCATTCGTGGGCAGCACCATGCCCCTGCCCAGCAGTTCCGGCGGCAGCCTCTCCTCCGACAGCCCAGGCAATTCGCTGGAGCGCAACATCAAGCCCTCGGACATTCTGCGCCAGAAGTCATCCGAGAATCTGGACTCTAAGTATGCGGCGAATCGCAAAACCACACCGGAACTGGGCAAATTTGTGAATGTAAACAATCCAGAGCTGATGGAAGAGCTCGGACGCAAGATGGTGGGCAAAACAGACAGTCTGGAGCAGGCGAAGAGGAACGACTCCTCGCCCTCGGGCGGTGGTAGTTTAGGACGCACTGCCTCGACGCCCGGGCGATCATTGACCCCGGGACGAACTGGCGTGGGTGCCTCGCCCACTGGTAGCCTAAGCAAAACCGCCAAACTGGCAGCGGCGGACAGCAGTTCGACGAGCAGTCTAGAGAAGAAGTCGCGTACCTGCCTGCAGGCCAGCGATGCGGAGGGCGGATCGGGAGCGGCGAACCAGCGGAGCGTGGGCTCCAAGGAGTCGCTGGCATCACAAGGCATATCAGAGGTG ATCAAAAGCTACGAGAGTGTATCCTCGTTGAGTTCGGATAGCGCCAAGGCGGCGGCGGCATCCCAGCAGTCGGCGGCAGCCGGCGGAAATGCAGCGGACAACGAGCCGTACTATGATAGCGTGCCGCTGGACAACGGCGATGGGGAGTACGTGTTCATCAAGCCCGGACGCACTGGTTCCTCCTCCAGTCGCGATGATTTGTCGACGCCCGGCAGCAGCACCTTGCCCCTGGCGACCAGTGTGGCGGATCCCGAATCTCCAGGCAGGACCTCCAACTATGTCAACATCGACTACTTCCTACA GCAAAGCAATGAGACGCGGTCCAGTTCGCTGGACAGCGACGGGGAGTACGAGGGTCCGCCAATATTGCGCACCATTTCGCACGACGAGCAGACCACGTCACAAACAACGCCGGGAGCACTTCGCAAG GTATCTGGAAATGCGCGCGGTGCCAAAATACGATCCATACTCAGCTCCATTATTCAGAGCGAGACGATCTACGTGGAGTGCCTCAATAAAATGATGCAG TACAAGAAGGCCATCCACGCAACCCTGAACACTTCGCAGCCTGTGAtcaaggaggaggaggagaacaCGATCTTCTTTAAGATCGACGAGCTCCACGATCTGCACACCGCCTTCCTATCCGACCTGAAGACCATAGTATCCCACGAGGGCGGCGATGTGCTGATCGGTGAGCCATTCCGCCGACTGGCCGAGATGTTCGATCTGTATAGCGCTTTCTTGCACAACTACAAGAATGCCATCGAGACGGTGAAGAAGTGCAGTGCGAATAATCCGCAATTCAAGAAAATCGTCTCGACCATTGTGGTCAATCTGCAGACGGAGCAATCGCTAACGCTGGAGGATCTGCTGCACAAACCGGTTGCACGGGTGCAGATTAACGCGTTGGTCTTCAATGATCTGTTGCGCGAAACCCCGAATGCCCATCCGGATCACCAGCCGTTGCGGCAGGCGCAGAAGATCATCCAGATGTTCCTTAATCAATTCAATGTGGTCAATCAGCGGCTGCCCAGCGAATCGAATCGGAACTTGAGACGCATGGTGCGCAATTCGTTCATTGTGGAGCTGGTCGATGGTCACCGCAAGCTGAGGCATCTCTTCCTTTTCAACGATGTGATTGCATGCGCCAAGTACAAGGCACTGGGCCGTGATCGCATCGACTATGAGTTGAAATGGTTTATACCGCTAAAGGAGATATCCATTTACGAGGAGGCGGATCCGGCGGCCGAGCTGAAGGAATCTAGTCCAGCGAATATTTCGCAAGTGAAGCGCAATCTGCGCTCGGTTCGAGATCAATTGGCCATGGAGGTGGCCAACAGTGGTGGCGGTGGAGTGCGCTCCGGCGACAAGTATCGCCGCAAGTTGGCGGATCTGGAGTCACAGCTGGTGCTGGCCACGCCCAATCTGGTGCTGCGGCTGGGCAACAAGGCCAACAACAAGACCATGACCTTCTTCCTCAGCTCGGACTTTGAGCGGACGCAGTGGATCGACTCGATCACGTCGCTCAAG CAAAAGTGCAACCTGCCTGGAGCCAATACCATCAATTCCCTGGAGGTCACCGCCTTCATTGTGGCCATGCAGAAGGGCATGAAGACTGAAATGGGTTCGTATCTGATGCGCAACACCAACGACGAGAGCCTGCTGGTTGGCGATCTGCACATGTCGGTCCAGGGATTGGGCGGACTGGATCAGGCGGCCGACCTGTACATCTGCATCGAGGTGGACTCGTACGGCCACTATTTCCGCAAGGCCACCACCAAGATGGTGTGCCGCAGCCAAACGCCGCTGTGGAACGAGAGCTTTATGCTGGAGCTAGAGGGCAGCCAGAATGTGCGCATACTGCTCTACGAGGCCAAGGAGCGACCGCTCCTCAGGGCCAAGCACATACTCAAG TTGAGCCTCAGTTGGCTGACGGAGACAACACAGCCGCGAACCATTAAGCTTAGTGAGACCTTGGAGCTGGGCTGCAGCTTCCGGTTTGTGCCCGGCGAGCTGTGCCGCGCCACCACCAAGCCAGGAGCCCTCTTCGGTGCCAAAATGAGTCAAGTATTAAA ACGCGAGAAACGCGACATTCCGTTCATCATCAGTGCCTGCATTAGGGAGGTGGAGCGGCGGGGCATGCTGGAGGTTGGCTGTTATCGCGTCAGCGGTTCCGCCTCTGATCTGGCCAAGCTCAAAAAGGCTTTTGAGTCGG ATGCCTATGAGGCGGAGCAGCTGCTGCGCGAGGTAGACATCCATTCGGTGACTGGCATTTTGAAGACCTTCCTAAGAGAGCTGCCCGAGGCCCTGTTCACGGATCAGCTGTATCCGCGATTCTTCGACACATTCAGCGCctttagcaacaacaacgaatCCACGCGAATCAACGAGCTGCTTAAAGTTTTCGAGGAGCTGCCGCAGGTCAACAAGGCCTCCATCAACTCGATTCTAGATCATCTAATTAG AGTCCACGAAAAGGAGGCGGACAACAAGATGTCGCTGCACAATCTGGCCATGGTCTTTGGGCCCACCTTGCTGAGGCCGGGCCAAACGCAGGTGAAGCAAAAGGATCCGCTGGCGGCCAGCACCGTCGACGTGATGGCCCAGGCCGGCATCCTTTACTGCTTCCTGCAGGCGCGCATCAAGAAGGATTAG
- the LOC119557671 gene encoding active breakpoint cluster region-related protein isoform X1 produces MSVFDDFQRLWMQRFPQSSLSDAWELDVRASLERHKLRILELSKELEQETLYVEYLERLLSDVEKYRASGGDPTALFEAASGSGSGGSTNNGSSTTNGAPAAGSTANVDKEFKSSLNLRESSTSSGGKDKDRLSLNTDNKYTTTHTNAAGGGSGSGSGTGAVVSGPLHSAPPTGAGKRTAELNFEREDRDKDSGNEKDTNGALQQCITELAASIKAQPDNGAGGLSSTTAGGSASGDVEKEATSAKQPLRKSTSQYVTVIQVKEAKDKEGDDGATSSSSGVNDTQQQQQQQPTPPSTFARYAEATAPPLSPSLTSYAAHVEAKKKMPPRPPPKNIRRVEPPTIPNQQQLSSSPKRETPFVGSTMPLPSSSGGSLSSDSPGNSLERNIKPSDILRQKSSENLDSKYAANRKTTPELGKFVNVNNPELMEELGRKMVGKTDSLEQAKRNDSSPSGGGSLGRTASTPGRSLTPGRTGVGASPTGSLSKTAKLAAADSSSTSSLEKKSRTCLQASDAEGGSGAANQRSVGSKESLASQGISEVIKSYESVSSLSSDSAKAAAASQQSAAAGGNAADNEPYYDSVPLDNGDGEYVFIKPGRTGSSSSRDDLSTPGSSTLPLATSVADPESPGRTSNYVNIDYFLQQSNETRSSSLDSDGEYEGPPILRTISHDEQTTSQTTPGALRKNLVSAILVSGNARGAKIRSILSSIIQSETIYVECLNKMMQYKKAIHATLNTSQPVIKEEEENTIFFKIDELHDLHTAFLSDLKTIVSHEGGDVLIGEPFRRLAEMFDLYSAFLHNYKNAIETVKKCSANNPQFKKIVSTIVVNLQTEQSLTLEDLLHKPVARVQINALVFNDLLRETPNAHPDHQPLRQAQKIIQMFLNQFNVVNQRLPSESNRNLRRMVRNSFIVELVDGHRKLRHLFLFNDVIACAKYKALGRDRIDYELKWFIPLKEISIYEEADPAAELKESSPANISQVKRNLRSVRDQLAMEVANSGGGGVRSGDKYRRKLADLESQLVLATPNLVLRLGNKANNKTMTFFLSSDFERTQWIDSITSLKQKCNLPGANTINSLEVTAFIVAMQKGMKTEMGSYLMRNTNDESLLVGDLHMSVQGLGGLDQAADLYICIEVDSYGHYFRKATTKMVCRSQTPLWNESFMLELEGSQNVRILLYEAKERPLLRAKHILKLSLSWLTETTQPRTIKLSETLELGCSFRFVPGELCRATTKPGALFGAKMSQVLKREKRDIPFIISACIREVERRGMLEVGCYRVSGSASDLAKLKKAFESDAYEAEQLLREVDIHSVTGILKTFLRELPEALFTDQLYPRFFDTFSAFSNNNESTRINELLKVFEELPQVNKASINSILDHLIRVHEKEADNKMSLHNLAMVFGPTLLRPGQTQVKQKDPLAASTVDVMAQAGILYCFLQARIKKD; encoded by the exons ATGAGCGTCTTCGACGACTTCCAGCGCCTGTGGATGCAGCGCTTCCCCCAGAGCTCTCTGTCCGATGCCTGGGAACTGGATGTACGGGCCAGTCTCGAGCGGCACAAGCTGCGCATCCTCGAGCTGAGCAAGGAACTGGAGCAGGAAACCCTCTATGTGGAGTATCTGGAGCGCCTGCTGTCCGATGTGGAGAAGTACCGCGCCTCTGGCGGGGATCCCACCGCCCTCTTTGAGGCGGCCAGCGGAAGTGGAAGTGGAGGAAGCACcaacaacggcagcagcaCCACAAATGGAGCTCCAGCAGCAGGAAGCACCGCCAACGTGGACAAGGAGTTT aaaTCCAGTTTAAATCTGCGTGAGTCCTCCACTTCGTCCGGCGGCAAGGACAAGGATCGCCTGTCGCTGAACACGGACAACAAGTACACAACAACACACACAAATGCCGCTGGAGGCGGCAGTGGGAGTGGCAGCGGTACAGGGGCGGTGGTAAGCGGGCCGCTACACTCGGCACCGCCCACGGGGGCGGGCAAGCGGACAGCGGAGCTGAACTTCGAGCGGGAGGATCGGGATAAGGACAGTGGCAACGAGAAGGACACCAACGGGGCCCTGCAGCAGTGCATCACCGAATTGGCGGCCTCCATAAAAGCCCAGCCCGATAATGGAGCAGGCGGGTTATCATCAACAACAGCAGGAGGATCAGCCAGTGGCGATGTTGAAAAGGAAGCCACATCCGCCAAACAGCCGTTGCGCAAGTCCACATCGCAATATGTCACCGTCATTCAGGTCAAGGAGGCCAAAGACAAAGAGGGCGACGATGGAGCCACCTCTTCTTCGTCAGGGGTCAATGAcacacagcagcagcagcagcagcaacccACGCCGCCCTCCACATTCGCTCGCTATGCGGAAGCCACAGCTCCTCCGCTGTCGCCGTCGCTCACTTCGTACGCTGCCCACGTGGAGGCCAAGAAGAAGATGCCACCCAG ACCTCCGCCAAAGAACATTCGACGGGTGGAGCCGCCCACCATTCCCAACCAGCAGCAGCTGTCGTCCTCGCCCAAAAGAGAGACTCCATTCGTGGGCAGCACCATGCCCCTGCCCAGCAGTTCCGGCGGCAGCCTCTCCTCCGACAGCCCAGGCAATTCGCTGGAGCGCAACATCAAGCCCTCGGACATTCTGCGCCAGAAGTCATCCGAGAATCTGGACTCTAAGTATGCGGCGAATCGCAAAACCACACCGGAACTGGGCAAATTTGTGAATGTAAACAATCCAGAGCTGATGGAAGAGCTCGGACGCAAGATGGTGGGCAAAACAGACAGTCTGGAGCAGGCGAAGAGGAACGACTCCTCGCCCTCGGGCGGTGGTAGTTTAGGACGCACTGCCTCGACGCCCGGGCGATCATTGACCCCGGGACGAACTGGCGTGGGTGCCTCGCCCACTGGTAGCCTAAGCAAAACCGCCAAACTGGCAGCGGCGGACAGCAGTTCGACGAGCAGTCTAGAGAAGAAGTCGCGTACCTGCCTGCAGGCCAGCGATGCGGAGGGCGGATCGGGAGCGGCGAACCAGCGGAGCGTGGGCTCCAAGGAGTCGCTGGCATCACAAGGCATATCAGAGGTG ATCAAAAGCTACGAGAGTGTATCCTCGTTGAGTTCGGATAGCGCCAAGGCGGCGGCGGCATCCCAGCAGTCGGCGGCAGCCGGCGGAAATGCAGCGGACAACGAGCCGTACTATGATAGCGTGCCGCTGGACAACGGCGATGGGGAGTACGTGTTCATCAAGCCCGGACGCACTGGTTCCTCCTCCAGTCGCGATGATTTGTCGACGCCCGGCAGCAGCACCTTGCCCCTGGCGACCAGTGTGGCGGATCCCGAATCTCCAGGCAGGACCTCCAACTATGTCAACATCGACTACTTCCTACA GCAAAGCAATGAGACGCGGTCCAGTTCGCTGGACAGCGACGGGGAGTACGAGGGTCCGCCAATATTGCGCACCATTTCGCACGACGAGCAGACCACGTCACAAACAACGCCGGGAGCACTTCGCAAG AACTTAGTTTCAGCGATACTT GTATCTGGAAATGCGCGCGGTGCCAAAATACGATCCATACTCAGCTCCATTATTCAGAGCGAGACGATCTACGTGGAGTGCCTCAATAAAATGATGCAG TACAAGAAGGCCATCCACGCAACCCTGAACACTTCGCAGCCTGTGAtcaaggaggaggaggagaacaCGATCTTCTTTAAGATCGACGAGCTCCACGATCTGCACACCGCCTTCCTATCCGACCTGAAGACCATAGTATCCCACGAGGGCGGCGATGTGCTGATCGGTGAGCCATTCCGCCGACTGGCCGAGATGTTCGATCTGTATAGCGCTTTCTTGCACAACTACAAGAATGCCATCGAGACGGTGAAGAAGTGCAGTGCGAATAATCCGCAATTCAAGAAAATCGTCTCGACCATTGTGGTCAATCTGCAGACGGAGCAATCGCTAACGCTGGAGGATCTGCTGCACAAACCGGTTGCACGGGTGCAGATTAACGCGTTGGTCTTCAATGATCTGTTGCGCGAAACCCCGAATGCCCATCCGGATCACCAGCCGTTGCGGCAGGCGCAGAAGATCATCCAGATGTTCCTTAATCAATTCAATGTGGTCAATCAGCGGCTGCCCAGCGAATCGAATCGGAACTTGAGACGCATGGTGCGCAATTCGTTCATTGTGGAGCTGGTCGATGGTCACCGCAAGCTGAGGCATCTCTTCCTTTTCAACGATGTGATTGCATGCGCCAAGTACAAGGCACTGGGCCGTGATCGCATCGACTATGAGTTGAAATGGTTTATACCGCTAAAGGAGATATCCATTTACGAGGAGGCGGATCCGGCGGCCGAGCTGAAGGAATCTAGTCCAGCGAATATTTCGCAAGTGAAGCGCAATCTGCGCTCGGTTCGAGATCAATTGGCCATGGAGGTGGCCAACAGTGGTGGCGGTGGAGTGCGCTCCGGCGACAAGTATCGCCGCAAGTTGGCGGATCTGGAGTCACAGCTGGTGCTGGCCACGCCCAATCTGGTGCTGCGGCTGGGCAACAAGGCCAACAACAAGACCATGACCTTCTTCCTCAGCTCGGACTTTGAGCGGACGCAGTGGATCGACTCGATCACGTCGCTCAAG CAAAAGTGCAACCTGCCTGGAGCCAATACCATCAATTCCCTGGAGGTCACCGCCTTCATTGTGGCCATGCAGAAGGGCATGAAGACTGAAATGGGTTCGTATCTGATGCGCAACACCAACGACGAGAGCCTGCTGGTTGGCGATCTGCACATGTCGGTCCAGGGATTGGGCGGACTGGATCAGGCGGCCGACCTGTACATCTGCATCGAGGTGGACTCGTACGGCCACTATTTCCGCAAGGCCACCACCAAGATGGTGTGCCGCAGCCAAACGCCGCTGTGGAACGAGAGCTTTATGCTGGAGCTAGAGGGCAGCCAGAATGTGCGCATACTGCTCTACGAGGCCAAGGAGCGACCGCTCCTCAGGGCCAAGCACATACTCAAG TTGAGCCTCAGTTGGCTGACGGAGACAACACAGCCGCGAACCATTAAGCTTAGTGAGACCTTGGAGCTGGGCTGCAGCTTCCGGTTTGTGCCCGGCGAGCTGTGCCGCGCCACCACCAAGCCAGGAGCCCTCTTCGGTGCCAAAATGAGTCAAGTATTAAA ACGCGAGAAACGCGACATTCCGTTCATCATCAGTGCCTGCATTAGGGAGGTGGAGCGGCGGGGCATGCTGGAGGTTGGCTGTTATCGCGTCAGCGGTTCCGCCTCTGATCTGGCCAAGCTCAAAAAGGCTTTTGAGTCGG ATGCCTATGAGGCGGAGCAGCTGCTGCGCGAGGTAGACATCCATTCGGTGACTGGCATTTTGAAGACCTTCCTAAGAGAGCTGCCCGAGGCCCTGTTCACGGATCAGCTGTATCCGCGATTCTTCGACACATTCAGCGCctttagcaacaacaacgaatCCACGCGAATCAACGAGCTGCTTAAAGTTTTCGAGGAGCTGCCGCAGGTCAACAAGGCCTCCATCAACTCGATTCTAGATCATCTAATTAG AGTCCACGAAAAGGAGGCGGACAACAAGATGTCGCTGCACAATCTGGCCATGGTCTTTGGGCCCACCTTGCTGAGGCCGGGCCAAACGCAGGTGAAGCAAAAGGATCCGCTGGCGGCCAGCACCGTCGACGTGATGGCCCAGGCCGGCATCCTTTACTGCTTCCTGCAGGCGCGCATCAAGAAGGATTAG